In the genome of Xanthomonas hortorum pv. pelargonii, the window AAGAGGCCATGGAGATGCGCTCCATGACCCAGAACAGCACCAGCCACACCCAGCAGATCTTGTACGGTGGTGGCCCGGCGCTGGTCAATTCCAGCGGTGTGCCGTGGACGTCGGCGTATGTGGACTCGATCGGTTGCCCGACCTCCGACCTGCGTTCCAACATCGCCGCCGAAGCACGCGCCAAGCTGGTGTACGAGCGTCTGATCACCGTCACCGACGATCCGGGCATTGTGGATGCGCTGCGCTTTTTGATGACACGCGAGGTGGCGCATCAGAAGTCGTTCGAGAAAGCGCTGTACTCGATCGAGCCGAACTTCCCGCCGGGCAAGCTGCCGGGCGACCCGCGCTTCACCGACACCTACTACAACATGTCGCAGGGCGAAGGCGACATGGTGGGTCCGTGGAATGCCGGCGAGCAATGGGACGTGGTTGCAGACCGCGAACTGCAGACTGCAGTCGATGGCGGTGACGGCTCGGCCACGGTTGCGTTGGACGCGACCCAGACCGACGCACTGGACGCGATGTCGTTGCGTCTGCTCTCCAATCCGGAGCTCGATCGCGTGACCGGTGCCGACCTGGGCGCAGGCCCGGGTGCCGGCTCCACCACCGGCGACATCCAGCGCTGAACCTGCTGAGTGCCAGCGCACCCAGCATTGGCCCGGGTCGTTCGCGACCCGGGCTTTTTAGTGCGACGACAGATCAAGCAATGACGGCATAAGCTGCACCACGCCAGACAGTGCGTAGGCTGCTTGAAAACATGCACACCGACCATCTCCACTGGTCCTTGCCCGCCCACCGTCGCGGGACCTTACGCGGCATGGATGCCGCGTAAGAGCTTACAAGGACGTACTTGCAGCGTGTCCCGCGATGGTGGGCGGGCAAGGGCCCTGCAGCAAACCAGCAGATCAACCGCTCTGCCCCCAACGCACCCACACCATTCAATCAACGCTCAAAGCCACCAAGACCGGAGCTTCAACATGAGTCGGATGTTCCAAGCCAAACTGGTTGAAGGCTTGATGCCCTAGCCGTGTGCGATGCATGCGAAATGCATGACGCATGACCATGCCGCCTTCCGTAGCTGAAACAACATCGCACGACCAGAACGACGACGGCCCCCAGGGGCCCCTTTATGTTTGCTGCCTGACATTCCCACTTAAACGCGCGCGATCTGCGCCGAGTGCTCTTCGCTGGTCCAGTCCGGCCGTACGCCGGCTGCAGTCGTATAGCGATTCAACTGCCAAGGCGTGAGATGCAGCATGGCCACTTTGCCGCCGAGCTGCAGCCATTGTTTGACATCGCCATCGATGCAGAGCGGACGATGCGTGGGCATGCTGGCCGACGAGGCCACCAGCAAGGAGAACCCCATTTGCAGGCGGCCGCCGATATCCATCACGTTGCGCAGGCCCGCTGCGTACACCTCGCCATTGTCCTGACTCAACCAGGTGGCGGCAGTGCTGCCATCTGCAGAGGCCGTGCAGACGAATCCGCATAGCGGAATCGCACAGCGCTGTGTTTCCCAGATCGCCAGATCCACGCCGCCCAGCCAGCTCGGCTCCTGCATGTGGATCGAGCGCTGCTGTCCGGGAGCGCGTCGACCGAAGGTGGCACGTTCTTCGCGTTTGCCGCCCCGATCGGCGATCAGAATGTCCGCATCGGCGCCCACGCCGACCTCGACCCATGCGTTGCTCGCCACGCGGGCGGACAACTGAAGAATGCGCGTAATCATGACTACTCCACTGTGTACGTCTCAAGGACTCGGGGTCGATACGCACAATGCGCGCCAAGTTTATGACTGACGTGGACACCGGTGCTGCAAGGATCTCGTTGAATTCAGCTGCACACTCTTTTTAGCGACGATCCAACAGGTCGCAAGATGTGCACTGGTGCGCAGATTTTTCCGTGACGGGGGTACGTTTGCATGCAGGTCTGCATGCAGTTGCAGTGCAACGCGACGGAGCTCGCTACGTTTTGTTAGCCGCTCTTAGACCGTGTGCGATGCATCTCACCCATGCATCGAATTGAGCGGCAGCTGGATTTCGCATTCCAGTCGCGTATCGCTGAGCTCGTAACGCGTCTGCGCGCCGTGGCTGTAAGGCAAGGCTTTTTCGATCAGGCGACGGCCGAACCCACTTGCCTCATCGCGGTCGTGGCGCAATTTTTTCACTGCGCCTTCCTCGACCCAATGCAGCACCAGCCGCGCGGGGGCGTCCTCGCCGGACACCACATCCCAGCGGATCGACAAGGTGCCGGTCTCCACCGCAAGCGCGCCATGCTTGAGTGCGTTGGTGGCCAATTCGTGCAATGCCAGCGCCAGCGTCTGCACGGTGGATTTGCGCAACGCCACGTCCGGGCCTTCGACCCGGATGCGCCGCTGATCCGGTTCGGCACCGAGCGCATCCAGTTCCATGTGCAGCAGCGTACCGATGGTGGTCGGCATCGCATCCGACTGCGACAACAGGCCTTGCACGCGCGACAGGGCCGATAACCGGTCGTCGAACTTGCCGATGAACTCCGGCATGCTCTGGCTGGTCTGCACGGTCTGCCTGGCCACCGATTGCACCACCGTGATCAGGTTGCGGGTGCGGTGCTGCAACTCGCTCACCAGCACGCGCTGCTCTTCCTGCAGGCGGCGTAAATTGTCTGATTCGGTGGACGTGCCCAGCCATTCCACGACCTGGCCGCGCTCGTCGCGCACCGGCGAGCCACGGGTATGAAACCAGCGATAACTCTGCTCGGCAGCGTTGTACAGGCGATGCTCCACATCCAGTTCACCGGTGTGCCGGCTGTCGTGCCAGGCAACCATTGTCAGCGCGCGTTCGTCCGGATGCACTGCCTGCAGCCAGCCCAGTTCCAGGCCGTCGGCATCGCTTTGCCCGGTATAGCGCGACCACTGCGGGCTGGACCAGGTCCAGTGCCCGCCATCGAGCGAGCGCCACACCAACTGCGGAATTCCTTCCATCAGAGTGCGCAGGCGTTGCTCGCTGCTGCGCAAGGCCTGCTCGGCCAGGGTCAGCGGGGTCACGTCCATAAACGTGAGCACCGCGCCACCGATGAAGTTGTGCACGGTGCGATACGGCAGCACACGCACCATGTAGCGTGCGTGGGTGGTGGGGTTTTCCACCTCACGATCGAGCACCGCCAGCGTGCGGATGACCCGGTGCACGTCGTCCTGCAGTTCGTCGTAGTCCACGTGCAGCTTGATATTGCTGATCGGCCGATGGATATCGCTTTCCACCAACGGCAGGATATCGGTGACTGCAGGGGTGAAGTTGGTGACGCGCAATTCGTTATCCAGAAACACCGTGGCGATCTGGGTGCTTTCCAGCAGGTTCTTCAGATCGCTGTTGGTCTGCGCAAGTTCCTGTACGCGGTGGGCCAGCTCACCGTTGACCGTGGTGACTTCTTCGTTGACCGACTGCAGCTCTTCCTTGGAAGTTTCCAGCTCCTCGTTGGCGCTCTGCATCTCTTCGTTGAGCGACTGGTATTCCTCGTTGGAGGACTTGAGCTCTTCGTTGGTGCTCTCCAGCTCCTCGATCATCGACTGCAGCCGCTCACGGGTGATGCGCAACTCGTTTTCCAGCACCTGCATCTGCGCATCGGTGGAGGCAGTGTCGCGTGGCGTGGGCAGCTCCACCGGTTCGCGCGCTTCCACTTCCTGAAACAGCACCACATACCCGCGCGGCACCTCCGAGGAGGAGGTCGGCTCCACGAACAGATCCACCGCCCAGGTCGAGTTGTCCTCATGCACCTGGATGCCGTTGACATGCACAGGCGACTGGTCCGATTCGGCGCGGCTCAGCGCACTGCGTAGATCCAGGCGCAGATCGCGATGGATCAGGTTGAGCAGGTTGAGGCTGGGCGCACCACTGCCGGGACGAATGAAACGCCCGGCCTGCGCGGAGAAATGCAGCACATCGAAATGCTCGTCCAGCACCGCATATGCCGGCGCGTACCGATCGGCGATGCGCTCGCCGGCACGCACCAAGGCATCGCTGGAGGTGCGCTGCCGCTGCGGCGGTGCAGGCACCCTGCCCGCTGCGGCAAGCGGCATGTTGGGAAAGGTGGCATGCACGTTGTTCTCGGCATCGATACGCTGAAAGACGCGGAAGCTGCGTTCCACCGGCACGAACAACTTTGCGTGGCGCGAGACGTTTTCGGCATTCCCCAGGAACAGGTACCCACCCGGCCGTAGCGCGAAATGAAAGATCGGGATCACCCGGTTCTGCAGCTCGGCATCCAGGTAGATCAGCAGATTGCGGCACGACACCAGGTCCAGCCGCGAGAATGGCGGGTCCTTGACGATGCTGTGCTGGGAAAACACGCACAACTCACGCAGTTCCTTGCTCACCACATAAGTATCGCCTTCCTTGACAAACCAACGCCGCAGGCGCGCCGGCGCAACCTCGCCAACGATACTCGAGCTATACCGTCCCACCCGT includes:
- a CDS encoding CheR family methyltransferase; its protein translation is MTNNPAAQEDALPDAPAQAPLFVLGIGAAGLDAARLAELLETVAGASNLAIMLLLRDRQLLDEDLLRELLGDQASLLLVPNDGDQLQPGHFYLPHSDTLVTLEENRVRLRALLEGESDHGVIDTFFVSMAHDQDGNVIGLIMGRFDGDGTLGTAAIKECGGLALVVDDPALQALDLRSASNAAAISDDILPLPAVAARIAAHMQRHHGLGHAAPTGVRTGSENDQLSQVAGILRNTTGHDFHGYKRATFLRRVQRRMQVVQVDTLEHYLDALRNRFDEPLQLFNDLLIGVTQFFRDRREFEFLEQQVIPRLFQGKHVGDSLRVWVLGCSTGEEAYSLAMLLREHAETLDSPPRIQIFASDIDGRALAAARVGRYSSSIVGEVAPARLRRWFVKEGDTYVVSKELRELCVFSQHSIVKDPPFSRLDLVSCRNLLIYLDAELQNRVIPIFHFALRPGGYLFLGNAENVSRHAKLFVPVERSFRVFQRIDAENNVHATFPNMPLAAAGRVPAPPQRQRTSSDALVRAGERIADRYAPAYAVLDEHFDVLHFSAQAGRFIRPGSGAPSLNLLNLIHRDLRLDLRSALSRAESDQSPVHVNGIQVHEDNSTWAVDLFVEPTSSSEVPRGYVVLFQEVEAREPVELPTPRDTASTDAQMQVLENELRITRERLQSMIEELESTNEELKSSNEEYQSLNEEMQSANEELETSKEELQSVNEEVTTVNGELAHRVQELAQTNSDLKNLLESTQIATVFLDNELRVTNFTPAVTDILPLVESDIHRPISNIKLHVDYDELQDDVHRVIRTLAVLDREVENPTTHARYMVRVLPYRTVHNFIGGAVLTFMDVTPLTLAEQALRSSEQRLRTLMEGIPQLVWRSLDGGHWTWSSPQWSRYTGQSDADGLELGWLQAVHPDERALTMVAWHDSRHTGELDVEHRLYNAAEQSYRWFHTRGSPVRDERGQVVEWLGTSTESDNLRRLQEEQRVLVSELQHRTRNLITVVQSVARQTVQTSQSMPEFIGKFDDRLSALSRVQGLLSQSDAMPTTIGTLLHMELDALGAEPDQRRIRVEGPDVALRKSTVQTLALALHELATNALKHGALAVETGTLSIRWDVVSGEDAPARLVLHWVEEGAVKKLRHDRDEASGFGRRLIEKALPYSHGAQTRYELSDTRLECEIQLPLNSMHG
- a CDS encoding manganese catalase family protein translates to MFMHNKRLMYTVRVAEPNPDLATLMLEQFGGPQGELAAAMQYFTQALGEDDPGRKDLLFDIATEELSHLEIIGSIIAMLNKGPKAVLSEGMEEAMEMRSMTQNSTSHTQQILYGGGPALVNSSGVPWTSAYVDSIGCPTSDLRSNIAAEARAKLVYERLITVTDDPGIVDALRFLMTREVAHQKSFEKALYSIEPNFPPGKLPGDPRFTDTYYNMSQGEGDMVGPWNAGEQWDVVADRELQTAVDGGDGSATVALDATQTDALDAMSLRLLSNPELDRVTGADLGAGPGAGSTTGDIQR